Proteins encoded in a region of the Panthera tigris isolate Pti1 chromosome B2, P.tigris_Pti1_mat1.1, whole genome shotgun sequence genome:
- the MDFI gene encoding myoD family inhibitor, which translates to MSQVSGQRPPHCDAPHGAPSAAPGPAQTQPLLPELEVVTGSTHPVEAALEEDSLEEAAPPMPQGNGPGAPQALDSTDLDGPTEAVTRQPQGNPLGCTPLVANGSGHPSELGSTRRAGNGALGGPKAHRKLQTHPSLASQGSKKGKSSTKSAASQIPLQAQEDCCVHCILSCLFCEFLTLCNIVLDCATCGSCSSEDSCLCCCCCGSGECADCDLPCDLDCGIVDACCESADCLEICMECCGLCFSS; encoded by the exons ATGTCCCAGGTGAGTGGCCAGCGCCCCCCTCACTGCGACGCGCCCCATGGAGCCCCCAGCGCAGCCCCGGGCCCAG CCCAGACCCAACCCCTCCTGCCTGAGCTGGAGGTAGTAACAGGATCCACGCACCCTGTGGAGGCAGCGCTAGAGGAGGACTCCCTGGAAGAGGCGGCACCCCCCATGCCCCAAGGCAATGGCCCTGGGGCCCCTCAGGCCCTGGACAGCACTGACCTCGACGGCCCCACAGAAGCTGTGACAC GCCAGCCTCAGGGGAACCCCTTGGGCTGCACCCCTCTGGTGGCGAATGGCTCAGGCCACCCCTCGGAGCTGGGCAGCACCAGGCGGGCGGGGAATGGTGCCCTGGGTGGCCCCAAGGCCCACCGGAAGTTGCAGACGCACCCGTCTCTCGCCAGCCAGGGCAGCAAGAAGGGCAAGAGCAGCACCAAATCTGCTGCCTCCCAGATCCCCCTCCAGGCGCAGGAAG ACTGCTGCGTCCACTGCATCCTGTCCTGCCTGTTCTGCGAGTTCCTGACGCTGTGCAACATCGTCCTGGACTGCGCCACGTGCGGCTCCTGCAGCTCCGAGGACTCgtgcctctgctgctgctgctgtggctcCGGCGAGTGCGCCGACTGCGACCTGCCCTGCGACCTGGACTGCGGCATCGTGGACGCCTGCTGCGAGTCCGCCGACTGCCTGGAGATCTGCATGGAGTGCTGCGGCCTCTGCTTCTCGTCCTGA